TCCGGAATAACTTCGGATTTAAGGACCGTTCCGTCAAATTTACATGGTTTGTCAGGCTTTACCACATTAGATTCGCCATGCAAAGCAACTAAGTAATGGACAGGATAATTCTGAAATCCTCCTTGAAGAAAGAGAAATTTCTTTCTAAGGGTTTCTTTGTTATTCTGCAAAACTTTTCTTAACGCTTCGGACTGGATTTTCGCTTGATAGATAGGACTTTCCTTACTCGGATGCCATTCGTAGTCCTCTTTTGATAGATACCAGCAATTTCCGTCTTCATCATATTTCATCCCGCCAGTCCAACTCTTTGTTTCTATAACAATAAAACAATAAGGCGTAAAAACAAGATGGTCTATTTGAGTATAATCGCCATCGTCAGTCAAGCATTTGAATCGCAGATTGTTAAGGACATGAATTTCAGGATGGTCAAAAAACTTGCGCTTTAAATAATGGGCGGTTTGTTTCTCCGCTTCATAGCCCATTAAATCTTCTTTAGAAGCCAATTCCTTTGATACGATATTTTCAAGTTCTTTGTCTATCATGTACTGTTTCCCAAAAGGAGCCGACTACTTTTTCATTTTTTTGTATGTCTCATCAAATTGATTAATAACATCTTCTTTAAATTTACGTAAAGGATATTGCTTTTCCCCAACATTTAAAGGAATCCCCAATAGAATATCCCGAAAATATTTCGGGATTTCCCCATTTTGAACGATTCCTCCAAAATTAAAGAATCTATATAAATCTTTACTTTTATTTGCTCCATAATGATAATAACGTCGCAACAAGTCATTTATTTCTGTTTTATGTTCATTATAAATTGAAGTCAGGCAAAACATTTTATCTGCTTTTTTTATTTTGCGACGAGTAAAACGACTTCCCTTCACATTTAATCGAACTTGAACATCGCCAGCTTTTACTGGCAAATATATTTGCCCCCCGGCTTTCAATTTTACATTAAATTTTGCAAAATTCCCAAATTCCTCTTCATAAGGATATACGATTCCTTTTGTTTGTTCTTTTTTTCCATGATTACATAGCAAACACGATGGAATAAAATTATAAAGATAACATGAAAAATAAGGGTAAATACTTTGCGGATAAAAATGATCTATTTCGGACAGACGTTTTTTTGATCCATTAAATAGCTCCGCGAGAAAAGTATACTCTCTATTACAATATGGACACACATCTATATTTAACTTATCACAAAAAATCTCAGCAGACCAACCAGATTTATAATTTTTCTTAAATTCCTTGTACCACTTTCTACTTTCCTTTGGCGTACAAAAATCATTATACCCAAAAGCTATTTTCAAGCGATCTATTTTTTTGTTATAAGCTTTTTGAGTCCGAGTAAGTGCAGCACCTTTCCGTTCAGGATATTTCTGCATTTTTCCATTTAGAATTATCCACCTATAAAAGAAATTTAACCCTTTTTGTTTTATATCATCAGGCCCAACAATTAATTCTTTCAATCGCTGATTAAACAAATCATTCTTTTGAAAATCTGTAAGTCCACTTAGTTCTGCTGAAGATGCATATATGATGTTATCTTTTATGAAATCTTTATAAGTTAAAGAGTTATCC
The window above is part of the Fibrobacter sp. UWH6 genome. Proteins encoded here:
- a CDS encoding nuclease-related domain-containing protein, with amino-acid sequence MIDKELENIVSKELASKEDLMGYEAEKQTAHYLKRKFFDHPEIHVLNNLRFKCLTDDGDYTQIDHLVFTPYCFIVIETKSWTGGMKYDEDGNCWYLSKEDYEWHPSKESPIYQAKIQSEALRKVLQNNKETLRKKFLFLQGGFQNYPVHYLVALHGESNVVKPDKPCKFDGTVLKSEVIPDKVLEIYESYKKTDTVKNFVKDAILKNDSLWLLPEEDIVKTIAFLKDIHRPQFFYRKIEEEQANCKCGNVLSFEKNRGTKKWEAICKSCGMVKPFSFKCKKCRKPLELFETGWPRRQLVFCRYCDEYRIVK